From the Parcubacteria group bacterium genome, the window ATCTGATGCTGTCCGCTCAATCCAGTAATGGCATTGTTGATATCATGGATATCATATTTCGTAAAAATACCAATATCCGGATCACACAACAAGCTAACCTGCTCAACAACTTTTCCGATGATCCCATACATTTCGTTGATCTTTTCTTTGCCCCTTTCCCCATGTGGCGTAAGAAGTTCTTGCGCCACCTTGGACATTCTTTCGATGCCCCACACCAGATAAGTCAACAGTGTGATTTTGTTGACAGGTTTTTCAGATGTGGATGATGTATCCTGAGCATCCTTTGCACTGCATGCCATACCAACCATTCTCGCAGAAATCAATGTCTCATCCATGCCAAATCCCCTCTCATAGCTATATTTTATTGTTAATATACATTGACACATTTTCAGTTCATGTCATTTTGTCTCATAATGACTTATTACCTTAACACATCTTCATAACAAAACCCGAACATCCAGATGAACTGTAGATTAACTTTTTTAGCTAAAAATAAGTGGCTTCCCAAAAAGAAAACCACTCCGATGGATCATTACACATCAGAGTGGCAAATATTTTATTTTACATTTCAATTGATCGTGGATTCCTCCCGAATACATATGACATTTTTGCGATGATTGTCCGAAGGAAACACTGTTGCGACAACGCCACGATTATTGCCGTAAAAGTTGACCAGCTCAATGAAGTCCTGACTTACATCATGCTGTCCGATCACATTGATCATTACTCGCTCATGTTCGATACTCGCCTTGATCCGGATTTCACTCTCCGCATCATTATGCGTGCGTACCAAATTGATCAATACTCTTTTCAATACACACAGACAACCAGATGCGTTATGGATGGTGGCATTTTTATCACTTTCAAAAGTACAATTGAAAGCAATATTATGCGCACCTACGAGCTTACCGGCTGATCTGACGGCCTCATCCACAACTTCTTGCAAGCCCATTGGTTCTTCAGCAACATTGATTTCATTTTGCAATCGCGACGTGCAATCTTTGATCGATTGCATCACAGCGCACAATCGTTTGGCCGTAATGCTCTTGAGGTCCGCGAGTTTCATGCCAAGAACGCTTTCCAAATGCTCCTGTAAAAAAGCACTGACGCTGTCAACACCTTTTAAATAGACATTCAAAACATCCACACAGCAGAGTAGCCCGTTGTTTGTTCGCTTGAGCTTATCCACGATACTTTTTTTCCACAGGTCGCCCTTGTTGTCGATGCAAAAACTGAGCACGCGACTCGCAACATTTCGTGTCAGCAGATATAATCCGTTAACATCTCTCTTTGCTACAACATTGGCTTGCACATCTTTTCCAAAATTTGCAAGTCTTTTTTGAGCCGCGTTACCTACCTGGGACAATGCCCTGGAAAGCTCGCCTAATTTTTTGAAAAACTCGTTTTTGGATGACTTGTTGATGAGGTCTCCACGCTCAACACATACCCCATTCTCACACAAGCCGCTTTCAATCGCAGAAATCATTTTCATGGCTATATCCTCTATACGTTTGATTGTTAAAAAACAATTTCTTTCTATTCCACCATACCTTATTATGATGATTTGATAGCCTACCATACTCAGATAACAAAACACGAACATCCAAATTAACTGTAGATAAACTTTTTTAGGGCTTTTTTGACAAAAAAAGCCCTTAAAAAAGGCTTTGAAAATAATCATGTTTTGAATAGTCTTTGCTGCTTTTTTACACAATCCTCCAACGATTACTCTTTGATCATACTCAATCAAACATCCACCCAAAGAGACTGAATTCTTTTTGTTGCTGCGTACAAAATCCATCAATAACATCCCGTTTTTCCAAAAGATCATCCAATTGTTGCTGTAAAACACGTTTTTTTGTTTGATCAGTCATATCGACAATTGCTTTTTGTACCGATGCGGATCCTTGCTCATACACAGTTGCACGTTCTGCAATGGCAGAAATATCTTTTACGTGCGGTCCGATCAAAAACAACACAAAAGCATTGCGTTCTTGGGCATGTGCGACCGACGTCATATCCGCGTCATATGCCGTCTGCATTGCCGTAATAGCTGCTTGTGCATTGGTTTGCAACTCCGTATCTTTTTGCAATAGTTCACGATTTTTCTCTTGCTCTTCCATGTCAATGGTATGCTGTTTTTCCTCATCTGCCAGCTCTTGCTTTGTTTTGATCTGTTGTTTTTGTTCTGCTAATTTTCTTGCAGCCTCTTCTTTTTGCATTTGCTCTGCCGCTATTTTTTGTGCATGCGTCATGCTCGCATCGGAAATTGTTGATGCAGATAATGAACATTCCGGCGCAAAATTTCCATTTTTATTTCCTGACAATTTGTTAGATGACATATTGAGCGAGGCTTCCCAAAATTCTGCTCCTGGATTTCCTCCGCTTGGCACCTGACAATTCATGCCGTATTTAGCGTTGTCCGTAATTGTATTGTTTTTGATCTTGACTGCACCGGATCTCCCCGTGCCTTTATAATATTGTGCCGTAATACCGCTTGCCTTATTTTTTTTGATTTTATTATCACTGATCGTCAAATCAGCTTTGCCCAAGATCACTTCAATACCGCTTTCGCCGTTACTAAAAATCTCATTGTCTGTAATTGACCCGGCGACATTTGATCGCACGTCAATTCCTTCTTCATCATTATCATAAATCTCACAACCGGTCACCGCAACCGTAATGCCTGATTGCAAATACATACCCTTATTGCCAGCATGGATATCTGTGTCACGTACCGTCACTTTTCCGCTTCCCGCAACCGTGGCAATGCCCACATCTGCGCCGACAATTGCGCTGTCCTCAATCTCTATGCTTGCATCATTATCCACGTCAATGCCATTTTTTCCAGATACTGTTACACCGGACAGCGTAGCACCATCTTTCAGTGTCACGGATCCTGTGATCGTGACACTGTCACGACTTTTCCCCTCTACACTCACATCCTCACCGATCACGATATTATCACTATATTCTCCCGCAGAGACAATGATCCGATCACAATCCTTATCCAATGCTTTATCAATATTCTGATAGGGATCATCATCACTGCCATCGCCACCACTATCTGCACTTTCATCAACATAACACTTATCGGATGCGTACACAAAAACAGGATCTCCTGCAAAGATCGATCCGAAAAACACAAAAAAAATCATCAAAAGTAAAAATAGGATTTTTTGTTTCATGAAGAAATTATAGCAAAGACTTATATGTCTTGCAATTGTGCCTTGACCATTATGCGTCGTGCGTTTGTGCCAAGTGGCCAACACGTCGTCAATGTTAATTCTTGTGATCGTGATTGTGCAAAGATCCGTGCATCATCCGAAGAAACTTCTTCTTTGAGCGACACAATATAGTCATAGGAGATCTTTTTGCCATTTACAAATGCCATCGTTACCGTGATCTTATCTCCTGGCGCAAGATCATTCAATCCTTTGAAAACATAATTATACGCACCACCTGACCATGCATAATTACTGCTATGTCCCGCGATATAGGCATTGCCACGTTGTCCCGGAAGCGCCGTGCCAGGATAATGTACAACACCGTTTTCAAGATCTTTTTGCAGGGCGCCTTCATCCGTGCTTGCAGAGAGTACAACCGGTGCTTCCACATCAATTTTGTCGATTGCGATCATAAAAGTGATTTGCGCTTTTCCTGGCGCGACAGGATCATAGCCATTGGCAATTTCACGTCCATCCGTATAGCCATCGCCATCCGTGTCGGCTTTTTTTGGATCAGTACCAAAAATATATTCATCATAATACGTCAGTCCATCATTATCAGGATCATCATCACCGTCGTCAACGACACGTCCGATCATTTCAATCTCCCATTTGTCAGGAATGTGATTATTATTTACATCCAGCACGCCCTCTCCGCTTGGAGAGTAACCATTCTTCACTTCACGTCCATCCGTATACCCATCACCATCCGTATCAGCATTTTTTGGATCGGTGTTATATGTATATTCATCAAGCAGCGTCAATCCATCATGATCTTGATCCAATTTGAGATCGATCTCATTTTTTACAACAACATTATATTTTTTCATCCACGCTTGTGCAATACCAAAATCTCTCTTAGTCGCAACGTCTTCCTCGGCGACATAAGCGATTTTGCGTGAACTATATGCGTTCATACCGCCGGAAATCACAAAATACACGATAAAAAACGTGATAACAAATGCCCCAATTGTCGATAAAATTCGCATATTCATTTTTTTACGTGATCAGATACTGATTTTTAATTATAACATTTTTTATTAGTTTTGTCAACGGATTGTTTTTTAACATGATACATGCTAAACGACAAAAAAAATTAGTGACCCGGAAAATTACCAGGCCACTATTCATCTTTTTTCCTTCGAAGCAACTTCTTTTTCAGTATAATTGCTTCCTGGGCTGTCTTTGGAGCGAGTTCTGTTATCTTACAAACGGCCTGCATCAACAGGATCGTCTCTCGAAACTCTTCCTCGGAAAAGTTACTCAGGATTTCCGCAATATCCACTTCAGTGCAAACATTGAAATATTCTGATATGGCACACTTTCGGGAACAATACCCATGAGCTGTAGCGGCATTCTCATCCTGCAACGCTATCATATACACATATTTGCACTTATGACGACGGTCGCAAGCAAAGCAATTCCGTTGTTCCCTCTTGTCCTTTTTGTCGCATGCAGAAAATTCAGGACACTCTTCACAATGACAGCGCTTCTTTCCGCCGATGCTCTCTATCGGTATCAAAACGTGACGATTCCCGCATCGAAGCACATCGTCGCATGCTAGACATCGTTTTTGGATCACACCACCGTCTTTTGTTAACAAGGTGCATCCATAGATGCAATCGCATCTGATGCATCGCGAAACGAGGACGTGCCTTCTAACTTTTCCGCTCATTGGCCTCACCTCCAGTTGTTAAAGTTTTAACCCATAATAACAAAGTACTCTGTGGCAAGATTATAGATGATAACTGCATTTTTGTCAAGTCAAAAAGGCAATGTCCAAAAAAAGAGCTGAGTACAAGAATTCAACACAATCCCTGATTTAAGATAGAATGGATTAATGAATATGCATCCAAAAAACACCTCACAATCACAATGTTGCAGGGTGCTTTAAAAGTGATTTTTCTCGATTCATCCTCATTTATTGCTGATCACTGTTTTGATCAAAAAACGGCGATGGTTCAGCGGATTGTTCCGATTGTGCATCTTGTG encodes:
- a CDS encoding right-handed parallel beta-helix repeat-containing protein, whose product is MKQKILFLLLMIFFVFFGSIFAGDPVFVYASDKCYVDESADSGGDGSDDDPYQNIDKALDKDCDRIIVSAGEYSDNIVIGEDVSVEGKSRDSVTITGSVTLKDGATLSGVTVSGKNGIDVDNDASIEIEDSAIVGADVGIATVAGSGKVTVRDTDIHAGNKGMYLQSGITVAVTGCEIYDNDEEGIDVRSNVAGSITDNEIFSNGESGIEVILGKADLTISDNKIKKNKASGITAQYYKGTGRSGAVKIKNNTITDNAKYGMNCQVPSGGNPGAEFWEASLNMSSNKLSGNKNGNFAPECSLSASTISDASMTHAQKIAAEQMQKEEAARKLAEQKQQIKTKQELADEEKQHTIDMEEQEKNRELLQKDTELQTNAQAAITAMQTAYDADMTSVAHAQERNAFVLFLIGPHVKDISAIAERATVYEQGSASVQKAIVDMTDQTKKRVLQQQLDDLLEKRDVIDGFCTQQQKEFSLFGWMFD
- a CDS encoding sortase, which encodes MNMRILSTIGAFVITFFIVYFVISGGMNAYSSRKIAYVAEEDVATKRDFGIAQAWMKKYNVVVKNEIDLKLDQDHDGLTLLDEYTYNTDPKNADTDGDGYTDGREVKNGYSPSGEGVLDVNNNHIPDKWEIEMIGRVVDDGDDDPDNDGLTYYDEYIFGTDPKKADTDGDGYTDGREIANGYDPVAPGKAQITFMIAIDKIDVEAPVVLSASTDEGALQKDLENGVVHYPGTALPGQRGNAYIAGHSSNYAWSGGAYNYVFKGLNDLAPGDKITVTMAFVNGKKISYDYIVSLKEEVSSDDARIFAQSRSQELTLTTCWPLGTNARRIMVKAQLQDI